The window CCTTACTCGTCACATACATAACGCATGAATTTGTCTCTCTTTTGAAGTAGAAAACTTAGACTGACTTTATTATCAGGGGCTTAGTACAAtttaaacagatgattcaatatattaagattcaatttatattttatggttggactgaaaatgtcacatccataacactggaTTATTCAGCATCAATTTAAGATTGATAAGTGTATGTATACAAATCTGATAATATTAATGTTCGACACATCTAGATATGAGTAAATGGGAACGAGTTTCCAAACTGAGATTTATGAAGGGAGGTGTACAACTGTCTACGTACCCTTTCGTCATCACGCTGTATGTGGAGTGTCATGAACTAGCCAGTCAAACAGGTGAGACTCAACTCAAGCCAACTACCTAACTATTCACTATCAATGCAATGTCTGCTCTAATTTAACAGAGACAACCACCAGTGGCTCACCAGTGCCAATACCGGTGAGTGTCTCTTACCACATTTTCGTTACTAATGTCATATTCACAAAAATAGAAAGCCAGTTTAACTTTCAATTGCTTTAACtgacaaattaaatacagaCATAATTCTAAGGGGACAGGGACACATAGCTGGCTCCATACATAGCTGTCTCAAAGAACTAGTTTGACTAAATTCTACACTATAACTCACATGTTAAACCCACTCTAGAGCAGCCTAGTTTGAAGCTTGAGTCTGCAACTTGGACTCGAGTCGCACATAAAGTGATATcttacccaaaaattaaaattctgtctacTTTACTCGCCTTTTGTTCTGGTGATACCTCATAAAATTGCGGACAAGTACCAAATTGTCGGCGTTTTAATATCGTACAGACCGCAATGCCTCAGAAAATCCGATCTGCCTCTTTACATGACAGTCACATTGACACATATCTGATTTATATcagtttatttacacatttgaatGAGGCCTGAAACTGATCTCTAATATCCgaatgcatgtgtttttttcctgtttacaCTATGGTGGGTCATATCCGATCTGTGTCACATTGGAGGAAAAAATCAGAATTGGGTCACATTTAACTGGCAGTGTAAACGGGGCCTTAGACTCGACCTCACTTGACTTGTACCTCAGAGACTTGCGACCTGTCTGCAGTACAGCGTTCCCTTACACCAGAGCATTAAGATACATTGTACTGAAGCCAACTAGCCAGATCATCTGCCTGTCAAATCTGATACTTGTTTTGTGAAAACTTTGCTGTTTAGAATAAATTGGTAAAACCTAGTTTTTAGAAACAATACATTGCTTTGAAAATCCATGACAACAAGACCAACTTCAATGATAATACTCACAGGAAACAGAGTCAATGCAAAACAATCCACTGTGTGGCAGTGATTCAGTGAGGAAAGTCCAAACCACCTTGGTGGCACATCCAGATGAGGGCTCTATGAGCCAGGACTACCAAAATAAACTATCTTCACAGAACGTTCAAAGCCATCAgtaagtgtttttgtgttatataaTCCTTGTTTTGTATTCTATGAGGAAATAAATCATCATTGTAACTAAGGTCGTGCCAATCCAATATCTCATGGTGTATTTAGACATAAATTTAGACACTATGAgacataaataattaagaatatAAAGTAATAACGAAATAAGTTTAGCTCCACTTCATGAGCCTTTATCTGTCATAATCCTGCCCCGCCTTGTCATGCTTTTCTAGTCTTGTGGCAGTCCCACGTGTTTAGTGTGGAGAAAGACATGGCATTGTTTATTTTGACATGCCATGTTCTCTCCTGTCGCGTATTTTAGCCCAGTCCCCTTGTTTCCACATTAATCTCGCCCTCAGTGTTTGATTCTCTacacctgccccttgttaattatcctttgttagttCCCCTATTTAATACCTTTGTGTTTGATGTCCTGGGCTGTTTCGTTTTGTTTGGTTCATTGCGTGTGATGTGTTGAATTTACCTTCCTTGTTCAGTAAGTGTAGTCCTGCATAGTGTCAAGTTTTTTGAAATCTGGTGCTCTTGTTTTTTTGGGAAGACTTTGCTTTCAAGTGTTAGTTTtggttttcccccatcgtgggcttttgtttttgttaaataaaattttgtgttttgcaccGCTGCCTGCGCCTGGCTTCTCCTTGACATCCCTGACATTATCTAACACAAGCAAATTGATGTCAATCATTTAGCAGTCCCAGTGATGACATGCCATCAAAttagttgtgtttataatacattttatgggaCCTTGCTGTCAGACCAGCACAAACCCCTGAGATATTTCTGGGATTTTCCGTATTGTTTTCTGTATGAAGTCTTGAGTCAGATGCAGCAGTTATGAAACAGCAGAGTAGAGGAGCCTGAGCGCTGGGCGCCATCTCAATGAAGCTGTCATTCAATCATCAGCAGGCAGAACATAGTAATTTAGCTGTTAAAATAACATCCCATCTCATCCAATTCCTCCTTATATGCAAAGATGTACAAATCAATAAACAGTGGAGAACAGAATTTGACATCTCATCTTAATTCCGTTGTGTCCTCATTTACTTTGTGGTGGGCGATGAGAAAATTCTGTCGGTTCATTCTGGCGAGGACTCAAGTAATTCAGTGGAGTTTACACAACTCACCTACTGCGTTGTCAAAAATAGATACTTTACTGAGGATTTGTGTGCGTTTGATGCAAGCCCTCAGGCCGATAAGCTTGCAGACTTGCCTAAAACaggtcttttgtttttttattaaatgtggtGGAAATGGGAACAGGAATTCAATGTGTCaaataaaaagagaacaaaTAGATCTTTCTCTCTTCGTTTTTCTCTTTAGGAAGTCCCCTTGCTTGACTGATGGTGCAGAAGAGATGGTTTGTGGCAGTaaggtaagtgtgtgtgtgtgtgtggttcttGGCAGTGTGTAtggacttggtttttatatgttagtggggacctaaacctgaaagCACATCAATTCATGGGGACCCGTCTCACTGCGGGGAcaaaaattgaggtccccacgtgcaaaaaagcttataaattgtacagaacgatGATttctgaaaatctaaaaatgcaaaaagttttctacaATCTTTACGTGTAGGGATTGGATTAGGGGTAgcggataaaatatacagtttgtacattatacaactcattacgcctatggactgtgtgcgtgtttgtgtgtgtgtgtgtgtggtaggcAGTTATATCACTCACACACTGTCTTTTACTGTTAATCATCTGTAATTGCCCCTGCAGGGTGCACAATCTGACACATTAGCCCATTCAGGTGGCATGACTTTTCCATTATGTTAATTATAGAAgctgatataaataaaatatctgttttagGTACATTTGATTTCAGAAAGATTTAGGATTGAACACATCCATCATTGTTAATCTCTCTCCTATTTCTTGCTctgttattcttttattttgcagaTTCATGCTGATTCAGAGTGTAACGGTATATTGCAtactcaaaactatttttccTACCTTGCATGTTTCTATTCATTTTATCCAATTTTTTCTGATTATGTAAGTGCAGTATTGTCAGGATAGTACTATAATTTTGTTCAACAACAAACAGTATGTTTGTTTAAGGAAATGGTCTgacgaaaaataaaaattatgttctCATTTATTCTCTTTCATGTCATTTACAACCTTGTATGTGACtttattctgtgaaacacaacatgaagtttatttaacaaagtttGGAAAGAGCATGATCATGTAATCCAACCAACGTCTTCTTTTGTCCTCTGCAGAATCAAGTCAGataagtttgaaatgacaatagacTTAGTaaatgattcaagaattttcatttttaggagaactattcctttaatttctttacttttaactttgtattaatttaaatcttattattgttttaatttgtttatctttttctGACACCTTATTTAGCTGCCCCTGAAACTCCTGACCCAAAAACAGAAACTGAACAGAAAATGGGGATCATAACTCAACTTGCGAGGTGAGAAATTGTACTATTTAAAATTTGTAAAAGTACAgtggcaattttttttacagctgcaatgtgtgttttttccacCAACGGATTTGCAACAATGACTATTTTCCAACAGGTTTCTAAACACTCCTGTCTTCCATTGTGTGAAAAAATGTTGCTAGATTAGACTTCTTAACAAAAAGAGCAATGCTTCAAGCTCAAAAGAGCTACATTGTTTTTAGGAAATCTCCATTGCTCATAGGCATCCTTCAAAGACTGTAATAggaaacaattataaaaaaaaatcacgcagagcagctttaaaaatgaacaatagCATGTCTTCCAGTGCTTGCAAGtgcattttttaatattcacaTCAAGGTGTCTAGTTAGGTATAATAGTTAAgaccttttttaaatgttccatGAGTTAACTAAAAATAGcctgttttatattattcacCTACACACTCCTCATGTTCTTTCCACAGCTCACTGTTTCCCTTCTCTATGTTCTTCCGCAAGAGTTctgcaaaataacatttcatcgTGTGATTCCTTGACATTTGTAGATCTTAAACCTGTTCTTGTTTGAgaaaatcattttcagtttgAAATGTCTTCAAGGTCTGAATTGCAGATGTTCAGTACTTATTGTACATAGTTTATGTGTATTGTGCATTATGTTTTTGAAATTTGTTTAAGCTTTATAAATTACTGTTCTAATATGTGTTTGGTTTTGCAAAATGTTCCTAATAAATACTTCCAAACAACTGCTGTTGAGTGAAAATTCCTTTTGTTGCATGTCATTTTAAGCCTGAAATGACGTAGTGTGTTACTTGCATTAAGTGTGCACTTTTATGTGAGCATTCACCTAGGGCAGAAAATAgagtttctgtgtgtttgagCATCCATTCACTAaagtgaatatgtgtgtgtgtgtggcagagCACTCTCAGTAAGATGATGTCATCAGCCAAGGCATGCCTAATTCCGTTACTGTGCATAGAATTCTCAAAACCCACACCCTTTTCTTTGCAAATTGTTATGGGATCAAATGGAACTCGACGAAGATCTGATTTATTTCTCAGACTTCTAATTTAGATTCATGACTCAAAAAAGTGAAGATTAtctatactgtttttttttttaaagaggttttatattactttaacCTGAAAAACATGAAAGGCAGTCATGATAAATGATATAATTATGGATATACATATATTTCCATgtgatatatatacatatactgtatgggTCACACAGGGTTCTTGATCATGAAAGACCGTGTAAGTCCCTCTCGATATAGAGGCATTAGGGAGGGTCTCCTGATGCACATGCACAGTTACACTGTTTAGTGGGTGTGACTATGCTGGAAGATGAGGGCTCAGTCTTACCTGCACTACATATATCACTCTGAAGAAAAGAACTTCATCTTGTGAGACTTCATCCACTTGCCTACCTATCTTGAGGTCAAGTTTCTTCTGAACACACTTTGACAAAATAGGATTTACACACACAGgtaaattttataatattagaaTATCAAAAACATACTTAAATGTTTGCCATATTGTGTGAAATGTACTTTAACGTGATATTAAGTGGACTGATTTTCTAGTACCCATTATTTATTCTTGACAGAAGTAAGTTCAATTTTTTCAGGGGAAGTAACAAttctttgtatttgtattatcgtatatttatatgtcattccaaaaccaGCTAATTCAAGctttatttatattacttttttctaaaacttttcAAATTTGAGCTGTATTTGTACTTCCATGTTCCTCATTCAGAAACATGttggttacatttttttaaattgtgttgcTCCAAATTTTAGATCCATCAATATAATGCCTTAGagccaaaaatattttaggCTTTTATGTTGAAATGTATTGGGGTTACATTGTGCATACGGTATTGCCTTTTTGGTTTGTTGGTTATGGTTATTTGTAAGATTTTGATTTTacttattgtagtttttaatttCCAACCCCAACTTTGTGATGTTACTGAGAGACACAACtttttacctcatttgtaagtcactttggataaaagcgtctgcttaatgactgaatataaatgtaactttaacAAAGAGGAGCAATGAGTTGATCAGATAACAATATGTCGAACATAAAGAGCATGCGGAAATGCTCaacaattttgcatttatatgaTATACGCCTATTTCTctattatttgaatattttgtactaataatattttatcCTCACTGagcataaataaaactaaaaacaaaaacatttgcagcATGAAAAACTTTACTACAGTTAATAGGAAAGCAGCAGAATAAATTCCCAAGACAAAATGATGCACTGATCAGTCCTCACAAATAGGAAAATGATTTAATACCAATTTCTTATTTGTGAGGACTGACCAGACCTTCATTACACAATATTCTATATATCAACAATTTTctcttaaataaaacatgaatgtttatgtacagtataggTTTTAAAATCATATCTCTTATTGTGTTTGTAGGTTTGACATCCTCATGTTCCGCTGTGTGACATCTGATCTGATTGTTCTCATGTTGCCTGTGATTCTGTTTTTTTGGCTAATGCCTCTTACCTGGAGCTTTCAAGCTTTGAGTCCTGGTTGCCACCTCTACCGTGAGTGAAAACTAACTCTTGTGTATCTACACTTGTATTGTACAGTGCATAGTAACTTATTGATTCAGTGAAATATCTAATGGAAACTTCGGTCTATATACAGCATTTAATGTAACCATACGGACAGACAAGCGAGGGACTTGTCGAGGAACTCAAGTAGTCTATGCTTGTGTGGGTTACTGTGAGTCGAGTGCTTTCCCGTCCCGTTATTCTGTGTCACTGGCCTCCAACTTCACCCACAACATAACATCTGCTTCCCGCTGTTGCACCATTAGCAAGGATGCAAAGGTATATTAATGACAccattttatgttgttatttacaCCACTGTCATTACTAGATTAGGGATGGCTGGAGATTGGATTGCTATTtccaatatatatttttggggaAATCTGCTTTAGGTTCAGAAATGgaaatgattttttaatcattggttgtcatttatttgttttgttttcttaggTGAAAGTCCGTCTGCACTGTCCTCGTGGTCGACACAACGACGATATTGAGATCTTGACTGCACGTGCCTGTCGCTGCAGCATGTGTCACAAATCCCGTTATTGAGATGGCGTTGTGTACTATCAAATAAGAGCAGAACTCACTCCTTGACAACTCAGTCTAGAAAATTAAACACAccaataaatattgtttaccCTTTAATCTTGAATGTAAAATTTTAAGAGGATTCAGTTGAAAGACAAcaaacaatgtaaacaatgacAACATAAAATCTGATAGTCTCTATTTCAAAACTCCAGCATCAGTGTCACCTAATGACATCAagaatgtatattatatataaacacatatatcaattcaaaaaatattttgcacaaaatttgcgtttatgtttttgtacaagATTTTGTATCTAATCTTTTGATGAATTAAAGTACATTGTATGAATGTTTAGTGTCCACTTTATTTAACTATtgacttttttatataaaacattatattgcTTTACATAACAATaactataattatttttgttttgccttaAATCTATCTCTGCCTTAATTCACAgatacttatttttatttgatagatcgtaataatattgttttcatGGATTCTTTTGGTCACAAAAAATAATTCTAACATACAAAAGGGTCCATTGGACATTGTGTTAAAGATGTTGCTACTATTGACTACATTGACTCTCCAAGCTTACACTGGGGAGGTACAAGAGAAAACAGATTTTACAATAACCGAGCCAATTTATAACAGAaagataaatgtgttttaaagcttGTTGTTTTGCAGAGCCTCACAGTTGCTATGAGAATAGTAAAGCCTGTAGTTAGGGAGTACGGAAAATGTtgtttaaggaaaataaaataatattttcagaattaatatttttttcaaatcttGTCTTTGGGGTAAAACGCCTCAAGGGGGCATTGCTTCATAATACCATAATTTCCATTGTACGATTATTATCACATCCTTTCCATCAAATGTAATCTAAGTAGGTGTctgaacaaatatatttgagCTTTACATCTAAATATTAGCATCATCTGACACCGTTTTTCAGCATGGCTCATTTATTAATAGGCTATCCTATTGATCTGTCTTTTGAATATTTTGCTGTAGCTATATAAAGCAGATTGCTTTGTCTGGGTGGGGGCATATATTT of the Triplophysa dalaica isolate WHDGS20190420 chromosome 1, ASM1584641v1, whole genome shotgun sequence genome contains:
- the LOC130431062 gene encoding membrane-anchored junction protein isoform X1; amino-acid sequence: MPIQAFSFPVPETRFFQAGQHVYKFKIRREGSRTYEEVMLDGALVSEELESAVRAVLANLDGLQPFTTQHFNIFPYMSKWERVSKLRFMKGGVQLSTYPFVITLYVECHELASQTETTTSGSPVPIPETESMQNNPLCGSDSVRKVQTTLVAHPDEGSMSQDYQNKLSSQNVQSHQKSPCLTDGAEEMVCGSKIHADSECNAAPETPDPKTETEQKMGIITQLASSLFPFSMFFRKSSAK
- the LOC130431062 gene encoding membrane-anchored junction protein isoform X2, producing the protein MLDGALVSEELESAVRAVLANLDGLQPFTTQHFNIFPYMSKWERVSKLRFMKGGVQLSTYPFVITLYVECHELASQTETTTSGSPVPIPETESMQNNPLCGSDSVRKVQTTLVAHPDEGSMSQDYQNKLSSQNVQSHQKSPCLTDGAEEMVCGSKIHADSECNAAPETPDPKTETEQKMGIITQLASSLFPFSMFFRKSSAK
- the gpha2 gene encoding glycoprotein hormone alpha-2 — protein: MFRCVTSDLIVLMLPVILFFWLMPLTWSFQALSPGCHLYPFNVTIRTDKRGTCRGTQVVYACVGYCESSAFPSRYSVSLASNFTHNITSASRCCTISKDAKVKVRLHCPRGRHNDDIEILTARACRCSMCHKSRY